One Helianthus annuus cultivar XRQ/B chromosome 7, HanXRQr2.0-SUNRISE, whole genome shotgun sequence genomic region harbors:
- the LOC110867880 gene encoding vesicle-associated protein 1-2 gives MDARMKPDILEVQPLELKFLFELKKQSSCSVQMINKTNHHVAFKIKTTNPKKYCVRPNTGVIDPNASCDFTVTMQAPKVVPPDMICRDKFLVQSTVVPEGTKEEDVTSNMFAKEDGKIVDEKRLKVIFISPPDSSESSPVNEPSKLVHDNESREVKDDLVHAKVDESKSIEVSKRDGESTEATRKEETYKRKEPVKRIEQPVKPSHEDIKRNEEFMQMNDTEELILAKEFTEMKSKVIELESRLTEAKATILHLTEEKRSVTQEKHFLQGELDMLKSKRHRAQSGFPLLFVFMVSLVGLFLGYLLHS, from the exons ATGGATGCAAGGATGAAGCCAGATATTTTGGAGGTTCAGCCGCTGGAGCTTAAGTTCTTAT TTGAACTGAAGAAACAAAGCTCATGTTCTGTTCAGATGATCAATAAAACCAATCATCATGTTGCTTTCAAG ATCAAAACTACGAATCCTAAGAAATATTGTGTCAGACCGAATACTGGAGTTATTGATCCAAATGCATCATGTGATTTTACAG TTACTATGCAAGCCCCAAAGGTAGTTCCTCCTGATATGATCTGCAGAGACAAGTTCTTAGTTCAAAGTACCGTCGTACCAGAGGGGACAAAGGAGGAGGACGTCACATCTAACATG TTTGCTAAAGAAGATGGTAAAATTGTCGATGAAAAGAGGCTTAAAGTGATCTTCATCTCCCCACCAGACTCCTCAGAATCATCCCCAGTCAATGAACCATCAAAGCTAGTGCACGATAACGAAAGTAGAGAAGTGAAAGATGATTTAGTTCATGCCAAG GTTGATGAAAGTAAAAGCATAGAAGTGTCTAAACGGGATGGAGAAAGTACAGAGGCAACAAGGAAGGAAGAAACTTACAAAAGGAAAGAACCTGTAAAAAGGATAGAACAACCTGTAAAACCGAGCCATGAAGATATCAAAAGAAATGAAGAATTTATGCAGATGAATGATACAGAAGAGCTGATATTAGCCAAAGAGTTTACAGAAATGAAGTCAAAAGTGATAGAACTTGAGTCGAGGCTTACCGAG GCTAAAGCAACTATTCTACATCTAACAGAAGAAAAAAGATCGGTTACTCAGGAGAAGCACTTCTTACAGGGAGAACTG GATATGCTGAAAAGTAAGAGACACCGGGCTCAGTCCGGATTTCCGTTGCTGTTCGTTTTTATGGTTTCCCTTGTGGGCCTTTTTCTCGGGTACCTGTTGCACAGCTGA